In the Topomyia yanbarensis strain Yona2022 chromosome 3, ASM3024719v1, whole genome shotgun sequence genome, one interval contains:
- the LOC131691784 gene encoding uncharacterized transmembrane protein DDB_G0289901-like produces MLKFTILASCLVAAAVCSNDLQGAESGWSGWSSGGGGGGYGGGHGGGKVIILSSGSGGGWPSSSGGWSQGGSSGWPKSGGSGWSSGGSGWPQGGSGWSQGGGGWSNGGGYAKSYSNSNSISHGSGRSIGGGWPSGGSSGWSSGVSAWPSSNSGWSGSSGGWSKGGSSGWPSSSGWSSGGAGKGWSSGGYGGGSGGYGSGSGWATGGSIGGHSGGWNSGGSSGWKSW; encoded by the exons ATGCTCAAG tttaccATTCTGGCTAGCTGCCTGGTAGCGGCCGCAGTCTGCTCGAATGATCTGCAGGGAGCCGAAAGCGGTTGGAGTGGCTGGAGCTCCGGCGGTGGAGGCGGCGGTTATGGTGGCGGCCATGGAGGTGGTAAAGTAATCATCCTCTCATCCGGTTCTGGAGGTGGATGGCCATCGTCCAGTGGTGGGTGGAGCCAAGGTGGTAGCTCCGGTTGGCCCAAGAGTGGTGGTTCTGGATGGTCCAGTGGAGGCTCGGGATGGCCACAGGGTGGTTCTGGGTGGAGTCAGGGCGGCGGAGGATGGTCCAATGGTGGAGGATACGCCAAGTCTTACAGTAATAGCAACTCTATCAGCCATGGATCTGGACGCAGCATCGGTGGTGGTTGGCCATCCGGTGGATCCAGTGGATGGTCATCTGGAGTATCTGCGTGGCCATCAAGTAATTCCGGCTGGTCTGGTAGCAGTGGAGGCTGGAGCAAGGGAGGCAGCAGTGGTTGGCCAAGCTCATCGGGATGGAGCTCCGGTGGAGCTGGAAAGGGTTGGAGCTCGGGAGGTTATGGTGGCGGCAGTGGAG GTTACGGAAGCGGCAGTGGCTGGGCTACTGGAGGCAGCATTGGAGGACATTCTGGTGGGTGGAATTCTGGTGGCTCATCAGGCTGGAAAAGCTGGTAA